Within Mycobacterium botniense, the genomic segment TATCAGCTAGTGCTGCCGCGCCGCCAACTGGACAGTCGTCGATGTTGATCCGCCGCCGGGCACGCTCATCACCGCAGACGCGCCGGTGATCGTGAAAGTCACCAAACCGTAAAACCTGGGACAGAGATCAAAGGGGAAAGAAGGAGGGAGCGACAGCATGGAGCGCATCATCCTGACCGTGATAGCTGCGACGCTAGCCTTGGGTGGCCTGGTGTCTGCGTCGCCGTCGGCCCACGCGCTGCCGCGCTGTCGTCGATGCGGCCGACCACCGGGCCTTCGCAATTCCAGTCGCCCTCGAACAGACGAGCTAGGCCTGCTTCCCCCCAGCCCCAACCCGTATCCGGCGACGCTTAATGAGATTCACCAGCGGTTCGTCTTGGAGGCTCCCGAACAGACTCGCGAGCGCCGTAGCCTGATTTTCGAGGCTCTTCGCCTCCATGTCGCAATGATGCGACGGTTGTTCAAACACTGCCGGATATGGCTCGCCGGCGGATTCGTCACCCACAAGGCCGATCCTCCACGCGATGCTGACCTGGCTTTCCTTCTGCCCGCACGGCTGATGTCACACGCTCTTAGCCAAACCGCGCTACCGTTGTGGACGTTGGCTGACGTGACAGGCCGCATCGGCGCGGGAGGGCCGCTGGGTCTCACACCTAGGTTGCAGCCTTGCCTGGGCTTGACGGACTCTTTCCTAGTTAATTCGGAGTCGCTGGCCAACGTGGAATACTGGAGAAGGCTTTGGTCCAGTGTCATCGATCGCAGCGGTGCCGCCACCGTGAGGACCAAAGGCTTCGTGGAGGTTGTCGATGACTGAGCTGGCTTCGATGACTGATGAGGAGCTGCTGCGTCAGTCAATCCGCGAAATCCTCGCCGGCTTTCCCCCGCGCGAGGCTGGGCTGCTGCTAAACAACATGTACGCCGGCGGGGCGATCGCCGACCGGCCGTCAATGTTGGCGGTGTGGAATGAGGAGCTTTCACCCGAGCAGGCTGAGCTGGACTTGCATCTGACCGGTGAGGGCATCAGGGACCACAGTGCTCGCGCGGACCAGCTAGCCCGGCTGGTTTCGGGGATCAACGATGCGACGAAGGCGATCGTCCGGGACAAACTGGGCCTGCGCAGCCTCAACCGGAACCTGCTTGTCGAAGGTGTTGCACCTGGGTCTGTGCATGTGGTTTTGCGTGCTGACGCTCCGATCGAAGCCTCTGGAACGGAGCCGATGCGCGATGTTGACGCTTCGAGCCCGGATTCGGTGGCATTGCGCACGGTGGCGCGCGTGTTCACGGTCGCTTCCTCCGATGAGCCTTCGGTATCCG encodes:
- a CDS encoding DUF6932 family protein, which codes for MERIILTVIAATLALGGLVSASPSAHALPRCRRCGRPPGLRNSSRPRTDELGLLPPSPNPYPATLNEIHQRFVLEAPEQTRERRSLIFEALRLHVAMMRRLFKHCRIWLAGGFVTHKADPPRDADLAFLLPARLMSHALSQTALPLWTLADVTGRIGAGGPLGLTPRLQPCLGLTDSFLVNSESLANVEYWRRLWSSVIDRSGAATVRTKGFVEVVDD